The Mesorhizobium sp. M3A.F.Ca.ET.080.04.2.1 genome contains the following window.
CTGGCACCGATCTGAAGATCCCTGTCGACCTGGCGGCGTTGCCGGTCTACGGCCGCAGCCGCGTCTTCGAGGGGTTCCGCGGCTTCGGCGTCGCACGCAGCGGCGACGCCGTGGTCGATCCGGAGGGGCTCGGCATGGCGCTTGTCCCTAACGGCGAAGCGCCTGTCGCCGCCGAACCGACCGACGAGCAGCCGGCACCGGAGGCGACGACGTCCGCCGATCCGTTCGAGGGCGAGGTGCCGGCGCTGACAATCGTGCCGAAGCCGGAGCGGCGCTTCGCCGACAAGGTGATCCGGCTGGCGGAGCACCGGCAGCCGGCCAACGACAAGCAGCCAGCAATCGAAAAAGGCTTGTCGGTTCTGGAGCGCAGCGCCTTTCGAGAGATCGGCGAGCGTCTGAAAAAGGACAGTTCCCTGCCGGCCGAGCCGGCCGCCGCCGAAGCGTCTGGCGTTGAAAGTGAAGCCGAGGCCGCCCAAGGGAAAGTGGCAGCTCCGGAGCAATCGACCACCCGCGAACCCGGCGCACCGGCGCCCGATGCGGTTGAACGGGAATCCCCCATAGCGGACGGCGACCAGGCGCAACCCGAGCCCGTCGAGACAGCCGAAGCGGAAACCGAGGCGGAAGATCAGAAGGATCTGGCGCGGCTCGACGGCGCCGAGGATGCTGCCGAAACATCCACCGGCCAGGACGGAGCGGTGCCCGCCTCCGGCTCGCTGCTCAGCTATGCAGGCCAGAAAGCAACCGGCGAAGCGGCCGGCCGCCGCGCGCCTGATGCAGGCGCTGACGACGACAGCATGGCCGCCGACGATTTTCGCGATGCCGAAGACAGCGAGGACTGGTCCGGCGCCGACGCCGACGGCTCCTCACCTGCCGCTGCGCAGCCGGCCGAAATGGAAGCGCCCCCGGCCGAGCAGCCGCGGCTCGAGGTGCCGCCGCTGAAGCTCGAAGGCATCGTGCCGTCCGCCCTCGCCACCGGAGAGGAAGCCAAGGCTCCCGACACCTCCATCATCGCAAGACTGCCGGTACCGTTGCTGATCCATTCCGGTGACGCGATGCACTACGCCAATGAAGCGTTCCTGGAGCTCACCGGCTACGATGCACTGGAGGATCTTGCCGATGCTGGCGGACTGGGCGCGCTCTTCGCCGACCACTACACGGACGATGGCGAGGCTGACGAAAGCGACCGATCGCTGAAGCTCAGGACGCGCCAAGGCCAGGAATTCCCGATCGATGCGCTCTTGCGCTCGGTGCCATGGCGCGGCGGCAAGGCGCTGATGCTGGTGGTGCGTCGCTCGGGCGAGGATGAGGCGCCGCATTTGAGCGCCGCCAATGACGAGCCGAGCCAGCAGCCGGATGTTTCCGAGCTGAAGGCTCGCATCGCCGAAATGCGCACCATCATCGACACCGCAACCGACGGCGTTGTGCTGATCGGCCGCGACGGCAATATCCGCTCGATCAGCCGGCCGGCGGAAGCGCTGTTCGGCTTTGACAGCGACGAGGTCGCCGGCAAGCCATTCGCGTCGCTGTTTGCCATCGAGAGTCAGCGCGCGGCGCGCGATTACCTCACCGGACTTTCCGAGCCGGGCGTGGCGAGCGTGCTCAATGACGGCCGCGAGGTCATCGGGCGCGAAGCGCAGGGGCGTTTCATTCCGCTGTTCATGACCATCGGCAGTCTTCCCAACGACAGCGGCTTCTGCGCCGTCGTGCGCGATATCACGCAGTGGAAACGGGCGGAGGAGGATCTTACCCAGGCGCGTGCCGTGGCCGAGCGCGCGTCCTCGCAGAAGACGGATTTCCTCGCCCGTATCAGCCACGAGATCCGCACGCCGCTCAACGCCATCATCGGCTTTTCCGAGCTGATGGTGGACGAGAAGTTCGGCCCGGTCGCCAACGACCGCTACCGTGACTATCTGCGCGACATCAACCGTTCCGGCAATCACGTGCTCGATCTTGTCAACGACCTGCTCGATATCTCGAAGATCGAGGCCGGCCAGCAGGAGATGGATTACGAGGCGGTGTCGCTCAACGACACGCTAGCCGAAACGGTGGCGATGATGCAGCCGCAGGCCAACCGCGAGCGCGTCATCATCCGCTCGAGCCTCGCCTCGCGCCTGCCGGAAGTGGTTGCGGATCTGCGCAGCGTGCGCCAAATCGCCCTCAACATCCTGTCGAATGCCATCCGCTACACGCAGGCCGGCGGTCAGGTGATCGTGTCGACCGCCTATGAGGCCTCGGGCGACGTGGTCATGCGCGTGCGCGACACCGGCATCGGCATGACCCAGGCCGAGATCGAGCAGGCACTGAAACCCTTCAAGCAGATCAACGCGCTGAAGCGCGGGCGCGGCGACGGCACCGGCCTCGGCCTGCCGCTGACAAAGGCGATGGTGGAGGCGAACCGCGCCCGCTTCAGCATCACCTCGACGCCGGGCGAAGGCACGCTGGTGGAGGTCGCCTTTCCTTCGACGCGGGTGCTGGCCGAATAGAGCAATTCCAGGAAAAGTGCTTTGCGGTTTTCCGTCCGGAATTGCGTAAAAGCAATACCCCGCTTCGGCTGGAGATCGCGCGCAAAGAAAAAGGCGTCCAGTGGACGCCTTGAAAAATGGGATTGCTGTCACAACGGGGCTTGAGCGAATCTGATCCTCGGGGGGACGAGGAACGGGATTACTCCCTCAAGTTACTCGCGACTATCGGCGCCGTCCGTTAACAAATCCTTACCAGACCGCGAAAAAATTTACGAATGTGTACCACTCGTGAAATCTAGGTAAATTCGGCAGATAGATTTCGTTAGCCATACCGAGGCGACGTCAACTCGCCAATTGCGGCAGGTTCCTGAACAGCTCGAGCGCTTCCGGGTTGGCGAGCGCCTCCTTGTTCTTGATGGCGCGGCCATGCACGACGTCGCGCACCGCAAGCTCGGTTATCTTGCCCGATTTGGTCCTCGGAATGTCGGTGACCGCGACGATCTTCGCCGGCACGTGGCGCGGGCTGGCGCCGCTGCGGATCCTGGCGCGGATGCGCTTCTCGAGATCCTCGTCCAGCTTCACCCCGGCGGCCAGCCGCACGAACAGCACGACGCGAACGTCATTGTCGAAATCCTGGCCGATGCACAGCGCCTCCAGGATCTCCGGCATCTGCTCGACCTGGTTGTAGATCTCGGCCGTGCCAATCCTGACACCGCCCGGATTGAGCGTGGCGTCGGAGCGGCCATGGATGATCATGCCGCCATGGGCCGTCCATTCGGCGAAGTCGCCATGGCACCAGACATTGTCGAAGCGCTCGAAATAGGCAGCCTGGTATTTCTTTGCCTCGGGATCGTTCCAGAAACCAACCGGCATCGAGGGGAACGCCCTGGT
Protein-coding sequences here:
- a CDS encoding PAS domain S-box protein, with protein sequence MPPESYSFLDVAVLDAVRQRFAAGDALAILSADLEQVIWANGPGAAIFGYPDIEAIIGSSARLPLIARRQIMATSGFPEIGSDRAITVRLASGVVSRAVGFLASTVTMPDGERAIMLALPAAQTNSRSAAEIASRAIGGFTEAGHFIAFIDAGGGVEAASEGFDALGIKPETLAALVADVASAGDRIVKRLVPGAGTSYPAGFARLTDERHLLVVIDEAQLDHEDDQARGDQGQSATETASGATGGARLEAEPVRDQTPAAETAGEKGDAVPQPSATDAQPAGASRPIGSASHAPPAAEAGQTAANAGPAHDHWYFNAGGDDARRPERAAPASNAETRPSSESGPSRTIDRSAPPLRFVWRTDAEGRFSALSPEFADLVGKTAADVIGRHFRDVATTFGLDAAGEIAGLLERRDTWSGRSVLWPVAGTDLKIPVDLAALPVYGRSRVFEGFRGFGVARSGDAVVDPEGLGMALVPNGEAPVAAEPTDEQPAPEATTSADPFEGEVPALTIVPKPERRFADKVIRLAEHRQPANDKQPAIEKGLSVLERSAFREIGERLKKDSSLPAEPAAAEASGVESEAEAAQGKVAAPEQSTTREPGAPAPDAVERESPIADGDQAQPEPVETAEAETEAEDQKDLARLDGAEDAAETSTGQDGAVPASGSLLSYAGQKATGEAAGRRAPDAGADDDSMAADDFRDAEDSEDWSGADADGSSPAAAQPAEMEAPPAEQPRLEVPPLKLEGIVPSALATGEEAKAPDTSIIARLPVPLLIHSGDAMHYANEAFLELTGYDALEDLADAGGLGALFADHYTDDGEADESDRSLKLRTRQGQEFPIDALLRSVPWRGGKALMLVVRRSGEDEAPHLSAANDEPSQQPDVSELKARIAEMRTIIDTATDGVVLIGRDGNIRSISRPAEALFGFDSDEVAGKPFASLFAIESQRAARDYLTGLSEPGVASVLNDGREVIGREAQGRFIPLFMTIGSLPNDSGFCAVVRDITQWKRAEEDLTQARAVAERASSQKTDFLARISHEIRTPLNAIIGFSELMVDEKFGPVANDRYRDYLRDINRSGNHVLDLVNDLLDISKIEAGQQEMDYEAVSLNDTLAETVAMMQPQANRERVIIRSSLASRLPEVVADLRSVRQIALNILSNAIRYTQAGGQVIVSTAYEASGDVVMRVRDTGIGMTQAEIEQALKPFKQINALKRGRGDGTGLGLPLTKAMVEANRARFSITSTPGEGTLVEVAFPSTRVLAE